A part of Rhinolophus ferrumequinum isolate MPI-CBG mRhiFer1 chromosome 11, mRhiFer1_v1.p, whole genome shotgun sequence genomic DNA contains:
- the CRYAB gene encoding alpha-crystallin B chain isoform X1, which yields MDIAIHHPWIRRPFFPFHSPSRLFDQFFGEHLLESDFFPPSTSLSPFYFRLPSFLRAPSWVDTGLSEMRLEKDRFSVNLDVKHFSPEELKVKVLGDVIEVHGKHEERQDEHGFISREFHRKYRIPADVDPLAITSSLSSDGVLTVNGPRKQASGPERTIPITREDKPAVTAASKK from the exons ATGGATATTGCCATTCACCACCCCTGGATCCGAcgccccttctttcctttccactcCCCCAGCCGCCTCTTTGACCAGTTCTTTGGAGAGCACCTGTTGGAGTCTGATTTCTTCCCACCTTCTACTTCCCTGAGCCCTTTCTACTTTCGGCTGCCCTCATTCCTGCGGGCACCCAGCTGGGTTGACACTGGGCTCTCAGAG ATGCGTCTGGAGAAGGACAGATTCTCTGTCAACCTGGATGTGAAGCACTTCTCCCCAGAGGAActcaaggtcaaggtgctggGAGATGTGATTGAGGTGCACGGCAAACATGAAGAGCGCCAG GATGAACATGGTTTCATCTCCCGGGAGTTCCACAGGAAATACCGGATTCCAGCGGATGTGGACCCTCTAGCCATTACTTCGTCCCTGTCATCTGATGGGGTCCTCACCGTGAATGGACCAAGGAAACAGGCCTCTGGCCCCGAGCGCACCATTCCCATCACCCGTGAAGATAAGCCTGCTGTCACTGCAGCCTCCAAGAAGTAG
- the CRYAB gene encoding alpha-crystallin B chain isoform X2, translating into MMRLEKDRFSVNLDVKHFSPEELKVKVLGDVIEVHGKHEERQDEHGFISREFHRKYRIPADVDPLAITSSLSSDGVLTVNGPRKQASGPERTIPITREDKPAVTAASKK; encoded by the exons ATG ATGCGTCTGGAGAAGGACAGATTCTCTGTCAACCTGGATGTGAAGCACTTCTCCCCAGAGGAActcaaggtcaaggtgctggGAGATGTGATTGAGGTGCACGGCAAACATGAAGAGCGCCAG GATGAACATGGTTTCATCTCCCGGGAGTTCCACAGGAAATACCGGATTCCAGCGGATGTGGACCCTCTAGCCATTACTTCGTCCCTGTCATCTGATGGGGTCCTCACCGTGAATGGACCAAGGAAACAGGCCTCTGGCCCCGAGCGCACCATTCCCATCACCCGTGAAGATAAGCCTGCTGTCACTGCAGCCTCCAAGAAGTAG